Proteins co-encoded in one Caldisericia bacterium genomic window:
- the trmFO gene encoding methylenetetrahydrofolate--tRNA-(uracil(54)-C(5))-methyltransferase (FADH(2)-oxidizing) TrmFO: MKSVVVIGGGLAGSEATFQLAIRGIKVTLFEMRPKKFTPAHKTGYLSEIVCSNSFGSTDVTRGRGMIKEELKLLNSLLIKTAYEVSISSKKSLIVDRERFSKRITSVLSSMENIEIVREEMKELPNERPVLIATGPLTSDSFSLYLKNFLGEDFLYFYDAIAPIVDGSTIDYSKAFWGGRYSDEKDYLNCPLNESEYEIFWRELVNAEQTEVRDFEKGKFFEACLPIEEIARRGKDTLRFGPLRPTGLIDPKTGKRPFAVVQLRPENRKKTFFSLVGFQTSLKYGEQKRVFRLIPALRNAEFLTYGSMHRNTFINSPKLLKVNLELKKEDGVFFAGQIIGSEGYTENIATGLVASLNIFNKLHGKGSIVFPEETMIGALIKYITSKENEFQPTNAHFGLLPPINEKLPKRERRKRMFERGIKKLKEFISSGDFPYHQF, encoded by the coding sequence ATGAAGAGTGTTGTTGTAATAGGTGGGGGGCTTGCAGGAAGTGAAGCTACCTTCCAACTCGCAATAAGAGGAATCAAAGTAACTCTCTTTGAGATGAGACCTAAAAAATTTACACCTGCTCACAAAACAGGCTACCTTTCTGAGATAGTCTGCTCAAACTCCTTTGGTTCAACAGATGTAACAAGGGGCAGAGGAATGATAAAAGAGGAACTGAAGTTATTAAACTCTCTGCTTATAAAAACTGCCTATGAGGTGAGTATATCATCTAAAAAATCTCTAATAGTTGACAGGGAAAGATTTTCTAAGCGTATAACATCTGTGCTTTCATCTATGGAGAACATTGAGATTGTCAGAGAAGAGATGAAAGAGTTGCCAAATGAAAGACCAGTTCTTATTGCCACAGGACCTTTAACATCGGATAGCTTTTCTCTCTATTTAAAAAATTTTTTGGGAGAGGATTTTTTATACTTCTATGATGCCATCGCTCCCATAGTGGATGGATCAACCATAGACTATTCAAAGGCATTCTGGGGTGGAAGATACTCAGATGAGAAAGATTATCTGAATTGTCCCTTAAATGAAAGTGAGTATGAAATTTTCTGGAGAGAGCTTGTAAATGCAGAACAAACTGAGGTAAGAGATTTTGAGAAGGGTAAATTTTTTGAAGCATGCCTCCCAATTGAAGAGATAGCAAGGAGAGGTAAGGATACTCTTAGATTTGGTCCCCTAAGGCCTACCGGTTTGATAGACCCAAAAACAGGGAAAAGACCCTTTGCAGTTGTTCAGTTAAGACCTGAAAATAGGAAAAAAACATTCTTTAGCCTCGTTGGATTTCAAACATCACTTAAGTATGGCGAACAGAAAAGGGTATTCAGACTTATTCCAGCTTTAAGGAATGCAGAGTTTCTCACATATGGTTCCATGCATAGAAACACCTTCATAAACTCACCAAAACTACTAAAAGTTAATCTTGAGTTGAAAAAAGAGGATGGGGTTTTCTTTGCCGGGCAGATCATAGGTTCTGAGGGATACACAGAAAACATAGCCACAGGCCTTGTGGCATCATTAAATATCTTTAACAAACTTCATGGTAAGGGAAGTATCGTTTTTCCCGAAGAGACAATGATAGGAGCTCTAATAAAATACATAACTTCTAAAGAAAATGAGTTTCAGCCAACAAATGCTCATTTTGGTCTTTTACCACCCATCAATGAAAAACTTCCAAAAAGGGAGAGGAGAAAGAGAATGTTTGAAAGAGGAATTAAGAAATTAAAAGAATTTATCTCTTCAGGAGACTTTCCTTATCACCAATTTT